The Lycium ferocissimum isolate CSIRO_LF1 chromosome 10, AGI_CSIRO_Lferr_CH_V1, whole genome shotgun sequence genome window below encodes:
- the LOC132033188 gene encoding alcohol acyltransferase 9, with protein sequence MLGSMDLPDCVYSKEPIFITPISPTPNHTLYLSNLDDQKFLRFSIKYLYLFTKSINLEKLKYSLSRVLVDYYPLAGRLRACPENDHKLQVDCNGEGAIFAEAVLDLTANELLVVSNKPDKSWRKLLYKVEAQSFLDIPPLVVQVTNLRCGGMILCIAFNHCLCDGIGTAQFLHAWAHFTKEPTSNLPIKPFHSRHVLKPRDPPQKTSVHRAFTKIPLDDQNPQFGLNLLKFLQSQPISPASITFSQSQILHLKRQYSPSVKSTSFEVLASHTWRCWVKSLDLPSSINVKLLFSVNVRKTVKPELPEGYYGNGFVLGCAEAPVKQVVNGNLQDTVKLVQHAKSELTNDTVKSIVDLLEDKTVNTDLSASLVISQWSRLSLEEVNFGEGKPIQMGPLTSDIYCLFLPSVGETDGVRVLVSLPENVVKKFEYYMKELWDVSDVNGGDIIKGNLQFENPKMISA encoded by the exons atgttAGGCTCTATGGATCTCCCAGATTGTGTTTATTCAAAAGAGCCTATTTTCATAACTCCCATTAGCCCAACACCAAATCACACCCTCTATTTATCAAATCTTGATGATCAAAAGTTCCTTAGATTTTCCATCAAGTATCTTTATCTTTTTACTAAGTCcataaatttggaaaaacttaaaTATTCTCTATCAAGGGTTTTGGTTGATTATTACCCTTTAGCAGGGAGATTAAGAGCATGCCCTGAAAATGATCATAAGCTTCAAGTGGATTGTAATGGAGAAGGTGCTATTTTTGCTGAAGCAGTCTTGGATTTAACTGCTAATGAACTTCTTGTAGTTTCTAATAAGCCTGATAAATCTTGGAGGAAATTGTTGTATAAGGTTGAAGCTCAAAGTTTCTTGGATATTCCCCCTCTAGTTGTGCAG GTAACAAATCTCCGTTGTGGAGGTATGATCCTCTGCATCGCGTTCAACCATTGCCTATGTGATGGCATTGGCACAGCTCAATTTTTACATGCCTGGGCCCACTTTACTAAGGAACCCACCAGTAATTTACCAATCAAACCGTTCCACTCTCGCCACGTGTTAAAACCCCGTGATCCACCACAAAAAACCTCAGTACATCGAGCATTTACGAAAATACCCCTTGATGATCAAAATCCCCAATTTGGCCTTAATCTTCTTAAATTTttacaatcccaaccaatttcCCCTGCTTCTATTACCTTTTCACAATCCCAGATTCTTCACCTGAAAAGACAATATTCTCCCTCGGTAAAATCCACTAGCTTTGAAGTCCTAGCATCTCACACGTGGCGTTGTTGGGTAAAATCCTTGGATTTACCGTCCTCAATTAACGTGAAACTCCTATTTTCCGTGAACGTTAGGAAGACGGTAAAACCGGAATTACCAGAAGGgtattatgggaatggattcGTGCTGGGTTGCGCCGAGGCACCAGTTAAGCAAGTGGTGAATGGTAATTTACAAGACACAGTAAAATTAGTGCAACATGCTAAATCCGAATTAACAAATGACACGGTAAAATCAATAGTCGATTTGTTAGAGGATAAAACAGTAAACACGGATTTATCGGCTAGTTTGGTAATTTCACAGTGGTCAAGATTGAGCTTGGAGGAAGTAAATTTTGGTGAAGGGAAGCCAATACAAATGGGACCTTTAACAAGTGATATTTACTGCTTGTTTTTACCGTCAGTGGGTGAAACTGATGGTGTTCGAGTATTGGTTTCATTGCCAGAAAATGTTGTGAAGAAATTTGAATATTATATGAAGGAACTTTGGGATGTAAGTGATGTTAATGGGGGAGATATCATCAAAGGAAATCTTCAATTTGAAAATCCCAAAATGATTTCTGCTTGA